A region of Paenibacillus sp. 37 DNA encodes the following proteins:
- the atpE gene encoding F0F1 ATP synthase subunit C: protein MGAMALIAAAIVAGLGAFGAGIGNGMVISKTVEGIARQPEAKSTLQTTMFIGVGLIEVLPIIGVVLAFMFYGMA, encoded by the coding sequence ATGGGAGCAATGGCATTAATCGCAGCAGCAATTGTTGCAGGACTGGGCGCGTTTGGCGCAGGTATTGGTAACGGTATGGTAATCAGCAAAACGGTGGAAGGTATTGCCCGTCAACCGGAAGCAAAATCCACTCTTCAAACAACAATGTTTATCGGTGTAGGTTTGATCGAGGTATTGCCGATCATCGGTGTGGTACTCGCGTTCATGTTCTACGGTATGGCTTAA
- the atpB gene encoding F0F1 ATP synthase subunit A — translation MHEAPIIMLGGFRLDLSVLLMLVVTGAIVFIFAVVATRRLSVENPGKLQNFMEWAVEFVRNLISSTMDMKKGKHFISLALSMIMFIFVGNMLGLPLVAVSEVTDVNQAQVFGQPIVTAVEAFDKAHAKDPEAHPHVELAWWKSPTADLSVTMGLALVAFLVSHGLGLFRNTKGYLQHYLKPFALFLPINLIETASKLLTHGMRLFANIFAGEVLIATILKLTTFKVFGAIAAIPLLMVWQGFSIFIGAIQAFVFVILMMVYISQSIETHDEH, via the coding sequence ATGCATGAAGCTCCAATTATTATGCTTGGCGGATTTCGACTCGATCTATCGGTTCTGTTGATGCTGGTAGTTACAGGTGCAATTGTTTTTATTTTTGCTGTAGTAGCGACAAGAAGATTATCCGTTGAGAACCCCGGCAAGCTGCAAAATTTTATGGAGTGGGCAGTAGAATTCGTCCGCAATCTGATTTCCAGTACAATGGATATGAAGAAAGGTAAACATTTTATCTCTCTCGCTCTTTCCATGATTATGTTCATTTTTGTAGGGAATATGCTAGGTCTTCCGCTCGTGGCTGTATCTGAAGTAACTGATGTTAATCAGGCTCAGGTATTCGGTCAGCCGATAGTTACAGCGGTGGAGGCATTTGATAAAGCGCATGCCAAGGACCCGGAAGCTCACCCTCACGTTGAACTGGCTTGGTGGAAATCACCGACAGCCGATCTGTCTGTAACAATGGGACTCGCTCTCGTAGCGTTCCTTGTATCTCATGGACTCGGATTGTTCCGTAATACTAAAGGATATCTCCAGCATTACCTTAAGCCATTCGCCTTGTTCTTGCCAATCAACTTGATTGAGACGGCATCCAAGCTATTGACACATGGTATGCGTCTATTCGCGAATATCTTCGCAGGTGAGGTACTGATCGCAACGATCCTGAAACTGACCACATTCAAAGTGTTTGGTGCTATTGCAGCGATTCCGCTGCTCATGGTGTGGCAAGGTTTTAGTATCTTTATCGGTGCGATCCAGGCATTTGTATTTGTTATCTTGATGATGGTGTACATTTCACAGAGCATCGAGACGCACGATGAGCATTAA
- a CDS encoding ATP synthase subunit I: MSELTRYRRSLTVFIMYFLMICFLAAAFMPRVETIALGLALGTGISWINAFYLGYKVRKMSDDAAEGNLKRVNLGFLTRAALAVLGIFISMRFPQYFNTYAVAGGLVIAQYSLLIIGIVHSRRAE; encoded by the coding sequence ATGAGTGAACTAACCAGATACCGCAGATCGTTGACTGTTTTCATCATGTACTTTCTTATGATTTGTTTTCTCGCAGCGGCCTTTATGCCACGTGTGGAGACAATTGCTTTGGGACTGGCCCTGGGTACAGGAATTAGCTGGATCAATGCATTTTACTTGGGCTACAAAGTAAGGAAAATGTCTGATGATGCGGCAGAAGGTAACTTGAAGCGTGTCAACCTGGGATTTTTGACAAGGGCGGCACTCGCTGTGCTCGGTATATTCATATCGATGCGCTTTCCGCAGTACTTCAATACATATGCGGTTGCAGGCGGTCTCGTCATTGCACAATATTCCTTACTGATTATAGGGATTGTCCATTCCCGCAGAGCAGAATGA
- a CDS encoding AtpZ/AtpI family protein, producing MADSNKPNSSRNHDDNVWKAMGLVTAFGIEIAILAVAGYYAGSWLDKTIGGNGIWIAVSVLFFLAAGGVSIYFIAKKFMGESDE from the coding sequence ATGGCCGATTCGAACAAACCAAATTCATCCCGTAACCATGACGATAATGTATGGAAAGCGATGGGGCTCGTGACAGCTTTTGGGATCGAGATTGCCATTCTCGCTGTTGCCGGATATTACGCTGGCTCCTGGTTGGACAAGACCATTGGAGGTAACGGAATATGGATCGCCGTAAGCGTTCTCTTTTTTCTTGCGGCAGGCGGTGTAAGCATCTACTTTATCGCGAAAAAATTCATGGGGGAAAGTGATGAGTGA
- the wecB gene encoding non-hydrolyzing UDP-N-acetylglucosamine 2-epimerase — protein MSNKIKVMTIFGVRPEAIKMAPLILELQKHPESIESIVCVTAQHRQMLDQVLEVFDIHPDYDLDVMKDRQTLNEITIRVLGGLEPVLAEAKPDIVLVHGDTLTTFVASYAAFLQQIQVGHVEAGLRTWNKLSPYPEEMNRQLTGVLADLHFAPTDWSSSNLAKENKSKSSTYVTGNTVTDVFQYTVREDYTHPVLDWAQGKRLVLMTAHRRESQGEPHRNIFQAVKRIADEFEDIAIVYPVHPSPAVKEPAHAILGNHPRIQLIDPLDVVDLHNFYPHTHLILTDSGGLQEEAPSFGVPVLVLRDTTERPEGIEAGTLELVGTEEERVYERTKALLTDKTLYASMSQAANPYGDGHASERIVNAILHHFGVNSERPESFHRKFKK, from the coding sequence ATGTCCAACAAAATTAAAGTCATGACGATCTTCGGGGTGCGTCCGGAAGCCATCAAGATGGCTCCGCTTATTTTGGAATTGCAGAAACACCCTGAGTCTATTGAATCTATTGTTTGCGTAACTGCGCAGCATCGCCAGATGTTGGATCAGGTACTTGAAGTTTTCGACATTCATCCCGATTATGATCTGGATGTAATGAAGGACCGTCAGACATTGAATGAAATCACAATTCGTGTGCTTGGCGGTCTGGAGCCGGTGTTAGCCGAAGCTAAGCCGGATATTGTACTCGTTCACGGGGATACATTAACTACCTTTGTAGCGAGCTACGCAGCATTCTTGCAACAGATTCAGGTAGGACATGTGGAAGCGGGGCTGCGGACGTGGAACAAGCTGTCTCCATATCCGGAAGAGATGAACCGTCAGCTGACGGGAGTACTGGCTGATCTACACTTTGCGCCTACGGATTGGTCTTCTTCCAATCTTGCCAAAGAAAATAAATCGAAGTCTAGTACGTACGTCACAGGCAACACGGTAACAGATGTGTTTCAATATACTGTACGGGAGGACTACACACACCCGGTACTTGATTGGGCCCAAGGCAAACGCCTTGTGCTGATGACAGCTCATCGCCGTGAATCTCAGGGCGAGCCTCACCGCAACATTTTCCAGGCCGTCAAACGGATTGCCGACGAATTCGAAGATATTGCCATCGTGTACCCGGTGCATCCAAGTCCTGCTGTGAAGGAGCCGGCTCACGCGATTTTGGGGAATCATCCCCGTATTCAATTAATTGATCCGCTAGACGTGGTGGATTTGCATAACTTTTACCCGCACACTCACTTGATTTTGACCGATTCAGGCGGTTTGCAGGAAGAAGCTCCTTCGTTTGGTGTGCCTGTGCTCGTATTGCGCGATACAACAGAACGCCCGGAAGGTATTGAAGCCGGAACGCTGGAATTGGTAGGTACCGAAGAGGAACGTGTGTATGAACGGACCAAAGCTCTGCTTACAGACAAAACCCTGTATGCAAGCATGAGCCAGGCTGCCAATCCATACGGTGATGGACATGCTTCGGAAAGAATTGTCAATGCGATTTTGCACCATTTTGGTGTAAATAGTGAGCGTCCGGAATCATTTCACAGAAAATTCAAAAAATAA
- the upp gene encoding uracil phosphoribosyltransferase produces the protein MGKLVICDHPLIQHKLTFIRDMRTNTKDFRELVDEVATLMAYEITRDVELETIDVQTPVAATQGKVISGRMLGLVPILRAGLGMLDGVVKLLPAAKVGHVGLFRDPETLQPVEYYTKLPTDVTERQLIVIDPMLATGGSAIAAIDVLKKRGCTQIKMMNLVAAPEGVKAVQDAHPDVDIYVAALDDRLDDHGYIVPGLGDAGDRLYGTK, from the coding sequence ATGGGAAAATTAGTAATATGTGATCACCCTTTGATTCAACACAAACTGACGTTTATACGCGACATGCGTACGAATACGAAAGATTTTCGTGAATTGGTGGATGAAGTAGCAACGTTGATGGCTTATGAGATTACAAGAGATGTTGAACTGGAGACGATTGATGTACAGACACCTGTAGCTGCAACACAAGGTAAAGTCATCTCTGGACGTATGCTCGGACTCGTGCCAATTCTGCGCGCAGGACTCGGAATGCTGGATGGCGTTGTGAAATTGTTGCCAGCGGCAAAAGTTGGACATGTTGGTCTGTTCCGTGATCCGGAAACACTGCAACCGGTAGAATACTACACCAAACTGCCTACAGACGTGACAGAGCGTCAATTGATCGTAATTGATCCGATGCTGGCAACGGGCGGTTCGGCGATTGCAGCTATTGATGTGCTCAAAAAACGTGGCTGTACCCAAATCAAAATGATGAACCTGGTTGCAGCACCGGAAGGCGTAAAAGCTGTGCAAGATGCACATCCCGATGTGGACATCTATGTAGCAGCATTGGACGACCGTCTGGATGATCATGGTTATATCGTTCCAGGGCTTGGAGATGCAGGAGACCGTCTATACGGCACTAAATAA
- the glyA gene encoding serine hydroxymethyltransferase, which translates to MEQLRKNDPAVLEAMNLELKRQQNNIELIASENIVSEAVIEAMGSVLTNKYAEGYPGKRYYGGCEHVDIVEDIARDRAKELFGAEHVNVQPHSGAQANMAVYLAALKPGDTVLGMNLAHGGHLTHGSPVNASGLLYNFVAYGVQEDTFLIDYDEVRKAAFKHRPRLIVAGASAYPRTIDFEKLASIANDVGALFMVDMAHIAGLVAAGLHPNPVPHAHFVTTTTHKTLRGPRGGMILCRKAWAAAIDKAVFPGSQGGPLMHVIASKAVAFGEALQPEFKTYAQNVVKNAQVLAETLIAEGLNIVSGGTDNHLMLIDTRSVNITGKEAEHVLDSIGITVNKNAIPFDPTSPFVTSGIRIGTPAATSRGMNEEAMVAIGKIIAKTLKNPKDTAKLDEARAEVTALTDQFPLYTDLKY; encoded by the coding sequence ATGGAACAATTGCGCAAGAATGACCCGGCAGTACTGGAAGCGATGAATCTTGAACTGAAACGTCAACAGAACAACATCGAACTGATTGCATCCGAGAACATCGTAAGTGAAGCAGTAATTGAAGCAATGGGATCTGTTCTGACCAACAAGTACGCTGAAGGATATCCAGGTAAACGTTACTATGGCGGTTGTGAGCATGTGGACATCGTTGAAGACATCGCGCGTGATCGTGCAAAAGAATTGTTCGGAGCAGAACACGTGAATGTTCAACCTCACTCCGGTGCACAAGCGAACATGGCAGTATATCTTGCAGCGTTGAAACCTGGTGATACTGTACTTGGTATGAACCTTGCCCATGGTGGACACCTCACACACGGTAGCCCGGTTAACGCCTCCGGTTTGCTGTACAACTTTGTAGCATACGGTGTACAGGAAGATACATTCCTGATTGATTATGATGAAGTACGCAAAGCGGCTTTCAAACACCGCCCTCGTCTGATCGTTGCAGGTGCAAGTGCATATCCGCGTACCATTGATTTTGAAAAGCTGGCTTCCATCGCCAATGATGTAGGTGCTTTGTTCATGGTGGATATGGCTCATATCGCAGGACTGGTAGCTGCTGGTTTGCATCCAAACCCGGTTCCACATGCGCATTTCGTAACAACAACTACACACAAAACGCTGCGTGGACCTCGCGGTGGTATGATTCTGTGCCGCAAAGCGTGGGCAGCAGCGATTGATAAAGCGGTATTCCCAGGTTCCCAAGGTGGACCTCTGATGCACGTGATCGCTTCCAAAGCGGTAGCATTCGGAGAAGCATTGCAACCAGAGTTCAAAACATATGCACAGAACGTCGTGAAAAACGCACAGGTTCTGGCTGAAACACTGATCGCTGAAGGATTGAACATCGTATCCGGTGGTACAGATAACCACTTGATGCTGATCGACACACGCAGTGTGAACATCACAGGTAAGGAAGCTGAGCATGTGCTTGATTCCATCGGTATTACCGTGAACAAAAATGCCATTCCATTCGACCCTACAAGCCCGTTTGTAACGAGTGGTATTCGAATTGGAACACCTGCTGCAACTTCCCGTGGCATGAACGAAGAAGCGATGGTTGCTATTGGTAAGATCATTGCCAAAACGTTGAAAAATCCAAAAGATACGGCGAAGCTGGATGAAGCTCGTGCAGAAGTGACTGCACTGACAGACCAATTCCCACTCTATACCGACCTTAAATACTAA
- a CDS encoding TIGR01440 family protein: MTIELDSEQPGLQEQTASILHELALAGQLGPGQIVVIGTSTSEVAGARIGTSGAIEVAQQLLAGIREVQEEFGFDTVFQCCEHLNRALVMERSVLTRLGLTEVGAIPVPKAGGSMASAAYRSLTDPCLAEHVQAHAGLDIGETMIGMHLRHVAVPYRTALRYVGDARVTTALTRPKLIGGERAVYRMEEQPDSTFCD; encoded by the coding sequence ATGACTATAGAGTTAGATTCGGAACAACCCGGATTGCAGGAACAGACCGCGTCTATTCTGCATGAACTGGCGCTTGCCGGACAGCTTGGGCCTGGACAGATCGTTGTGATCGGTACAAGCACAAGTGAAGTCGCAGGCGCTCGGATTGGTACGAGTGGTGCCATTGAAGTGGCGCAGCAGCTTCTTGCGGGTATACGCGAGGTGCAGGAGGAATTCGGTTTTGACACGGTATTCCAATGTTGTGAGCATCTGAACCGTGCGCTGGTCATGGAACGTTCTGTGCTTACTCGTCTTGGATTGACCGAGGTTGGTGCTATACCCGTGCCCAAGGCCGGAGGTTCAATGGCATCCGCAGCATATCGTTCGCTGACCGATCCATGCCTGGCTGAACATGTGCAGGCCCATGCGGGTCTGGACATTGGGGAGACGATGATTGGGATGCATCTCCGGCATGTAGCCGTACCCTATCGTACAGCGCTCCGTTACGTTGGAGATGCACGTGTGACCACAGCGTTGACCCGTCCGAAGTTGATTGGCGGCGAACGCGCGGTGTATCGTATGGAAGAACAACCAGATTCAACATTTTGTGACTAA
- a CDS encoding low molecular weight protein arginine phosphatase codes for MKHILFVCTGNTCRSPMAEGLLRKLASERGIQLEVRSAGVAATSGMPISRHAEAVLRDHNVEGPPHSTQLSSNLVGWADLVLTLTRSHKQHVMQVFPDAVHKTYTLKEYVEDDEQVLSDVQELDSLFATLEMKRALGQEILASERERAIEIRQRIPSFDISDPFGGSRDDYNIAAAEIRTALDRLLDKLG; via the coding sequence ATGAAACATATTTTATTCGTATGTACTGGAAATACGTGCCGCAGCCCCATGGCAGAGGGGCTTTTGCGAAAACTGGCATCGGAGCGCGGCATTCAGTTAGAGGTTCGCTCTGCAGGTGTGGCAGCAACGTCGGGGATGCCGATCTCCCGACATGCTGAAGCGGTTTTGAGAGATCATAACGTTGAAGGTCCACCTCATTCCACACAGCTTAGCTCTAACCTGGTAGGTTGGGCCGATCTGGTTCTTACATTAACACGGAGTCATAAGCAGCATGTCATGCAGGTTTTTCCCGACGCAGTCCACAAAACCTATACATTGAAAGAATATGTGGAGGATGATGAACAGGTATTAAGTGATGTTCAGGAGTTGGACAGCCTGTTTGCAACACTTGAGATGAAACGTGCCCTTGGGCAAGAGATCCTGGCATCGGAGCGGGAGCGAGCCATTGAGATTAGACAACGAATTCCAAGTTTCGACATCTCCGATCCGTTTGGGGGAAGTCGTGATGATTACAATATAGCTGCAGCTGAGATTCGGACGGCATTGGACCGGCTTTTGGATAAGCTGGGTTAA
- a CDS encoding manganese efflux pump MntP family protein gives MWDVSAHVGQLVTILIMAVALGLDAFSLGIGIGMKGIRLRDVLRISIVTALFHIIMPLIGMYMGKYVSSLLGDITTYAAGGLLVLLGAHMILNAFREGDTKLVDHRSLLGVILFSLSVSVDSFSVGVSLGMFSGDLILTVLAFGVCGGVMSVMGLLLGRRVSQNLGDYGEAIGGAILLAFGLLFIF, from the coding sequence ATGTGGGATGTGTCTGCCCATGTAGGGCAGTTGGTAACCATTTTGATCATGGCTGTTGCGCTTGGCCTCGATGCGTTCTCACTCGGGATCGGAATTGGCATGAAGGGCATTCGGCTGCGGGATGTATTGCGAATCAGTATTGTAACGGCGCTATTTCATATCATCATGCCGCTCATCGGCATGTATATGGGCAAATACGTCAGCTCCCTGCTCGGTGACATTACGACGTATGCGGCAGGTGGATTGCTTGTTCTGTTAGGTGCTCATATGATTCTGAATGCATTCCGTGAAGGTGATACCAAGCTGGTGGACCACCGTTCCCTGCTCGGCGTTATTTTGTTCTCCCTCAGCGTAAGTGTGGATTCGTTCTCCGTTGGCGTTTCCTTAGGGATGTTTAGCGGTGATCTGATCTTGACGGTACTTGCCTTTGGTGTTTGTGGCGGGGTGATGTCGGTTATGGGTCTGCTATTAGGCCGTCGGGTGAGCCAGAATCTTGGGGATTACGGTGAGGCCATTGGTGGCGCAATCTTGCTTGCGTTTGGACTTTTGTTTATATTTTAG
- a CDS encoding L-threonylcarbamoyladenylate synthase codes for MRDGREDRDTKAPVELVTEMWDVRVLVSAENDHGLGNIELLDVKKGSADQQALADLQAAAACIRQGQTVAFPTETVYGLGADASSTAAVEAVFVAKGRPSDNPLIVHIAHRDQLDALVTEVNETAEALMAAFWPGPLTLVLPVRAGAVSPRVTAGLDTVAVRMPDHPVALQLIAAAACPVAAPSANRSGRPSPTLAAHVREDLDGRIGGIVDGGPTGVGVESTVVQVGDDGTVTILRPGGITAEQLSAVAARVATDPALLAEGADGVGSPAPRSPGMKYTHYAPAGALCVVEGPPAAVAAWISAALAEAARRGERTAVLAFAEHAEQYRADAVFSLGDASELEEAARRLYAALRSCDEQGATYIVAEACSREGLGAAVMNRLLKAAGNQLIQVGNQQPS; via the coding sequence ATGAGGGATGGTAGAGAAGACCGTGATACGAAAGCTCCGGTAGAACTGGTCACTGAGATGTGGGATGTACGCGTCTTGGTGAGCGCTGAGAACGATCACGGATTGGGTAATATTGAATTGTTGGATGTGAAAAAGGGGAGCGCCGATCAACAGGCGCTCGCCGACTTGCAGGCTGCCGCAGCCTGCATTCGTCAAGGTCAGACGGTGGCTTTTCCGACCGAGACGGTCTATGGCTTGGGTGCCGATGCGAGTAGCACGGCAGCCGTGGAGGCTGTATTTGTCGCCAAAGGCCGACCTTCCGACAATCCACTGATTGTGCATATTGCGCACCGTGACCAGTTGGATGCTCTGGTCACGGAAGTGAACGAGACAGCCGAAGCTCTGATGGCGGCCTTCTGGCCGGGACCGCTGACACTGGTGCTGCCGGTTAGGGCGGGGGCGGTGTCCCCGCGTGTCACGGCCGGTCTGGACACGGTGGCCGTGCGCATGCCGGACCATCCGGTGGCCTTGCAGTTGATCGCGGCTGCGGCGTGCCCTGTGGCTGCGCCAAGCGCCAACCGCTCCGGGAGGCCAAGCCCGACACTCGCAGCCCATGTGCGCGAGGATCTGGATGGCCGCATCGGCGGCATTGTGGACGGCGGCCCCACCGGGGTGGGCGTCGAGTCCACGGTTGTGCAGGTCGGTGACGACGGTACCGTCACCATCCTGCGCCCTGGCGGCATAACGGCGGAACAACTGTCCGCCGTTGCCGCCCGTGTCGCCACGGACCCCGCGCTACTCGCGGAGGGGGCCGATGGCGTGGGCAGCCCGGCGCCGCGCTCGCCGGGCATGAAGTACACGCACTACGCACCCGCAGGGGCGCTGTGCGTGGTAGAGGGGCCGCCCGCAGCGGTGGCAGCCTGGATCAGCGCCGCCCTCGCAGAGGCGGCGCGGCGCGGAGAGCGCACCGCCGTACTGGCGTTCGCCGAGCACGCGGAGCAGTACCGCGCCGATGCCGTGTTCTCGCTGGGTGACGCCAGCGAGCTGGAGGAAGCAGCGCGCCGGCTATACGCCGCGCTGCGCAGCTGCGATGAGCAAGGCGCCACATATATTGTGGCTGAAGCCTGCTCACGCGAAGGGCTGGGAGCAGCCGTCATGAATCGGCTGCTCAAGGCCGCGGGTAACCAACTCATCCAAGTTGGCAACCAGCAACCCTCTTAA
- the spoIIR gene encoding stage II sporulation protein R → MNRRIVKQVGLIIVCLMMIIMMWEGQKTDAAVAATAIPEQSIRLRILANSDAPGDQLVKREIRDAVVAQMGEWVAELENPQSLDEARKVIREHLSEIENRVGEELLSRGLNYEYQVELGSVPFPTKLYGGTVYPAGDYEAVRITLGEGKGQNWWCVLFPPLCFIDAGTGDALAKPSTVSAAAAEPGDAEASVQGDTPEARFFLWDMAVKLWSWVTGLFT, encoded by the coding sequence ATGAACAGACGAATTGTTAAGCAAGTTGGACTTATTATTGTATGTCTTATGATGATTATCATGATGTGGGAAGGTCAGAAAACGGATGCAGCTGTGGCGGCCACAGCAATTCCGGAACAATCGATTCGCTTGCGTATTCTAGCAAACTCGGATGCACCGGGAGATCAATTGGTGAAACGCGAGATTCGGGATGCTGTCGTTGCTCAGATGGGCGAGTGGGTAGCCGAACTGGAGAATCCGCAAAGTCTGGATGAAGCGCGCAAGGTTATTCGTGAGCATTTGTCCGAGATTGAGAATAGAGTAGGAGAAGAGTTGCTCAGTCGCGGTTTAAATTATGAGTATCAGGTGGAGTTGGGTTCTGTTCCGTTCCCGACCAAGCTGTATGGGGGCACTGTGTATCCTGCCGGGGATTATGAAGCTGTTCGGATTACGCTTGGCGAAGGCAAAGGTCAGAACTGGTGGTGTGTGTTGTTCCCGCCGCTGTGCTTCATTGACGCAGGGACTGGGGATGCACTGGCGAAACCTTCAACGGTATCAGCCGCAGCGGCTGAACCAGGAGATGCCGAGGCATCTGTGCAGGGAGACACACCGGAAGCGAGATTCTTTCTGTGGGATATGGCCGTGAAACTGTGGAGTTGGGTAACTGGATTGTTCACATAA
- a CDS encoding FtsW/RodA/SpoVE family cell cycle protein, with amino-acid sequence MLRMLKKMDGVILFVMLLLMIISVFAIYSGTQTDANLANHHVKTIYFYVAGFIAVLVIGLVNYKLYVKYAFYLYGLGIILLILANVLGSSINNANGWLKLGENFSFQPAELFKMILILFLAHLIVKRQRGTLKFWRDIVPIGCWAFIPFALVMAQNDLGNALGYVVILAAVFWIGNMRLKHALIALAIVGVAFFGFVKAYTFYHDEVFTFLEKIKREHWAERIDPWLVPEKATSKASWHTKNAGLAIGSGGIIGKGYLQGTSVQSGRVPYTYSDSIFVVIAEEFGFVGASVLILLYFILIQRMVLIALTCRERAGPVIIVGIIGMLLYQVFENVGAFLGLMPLTGITLPFISYGGTSLLINMACIGVVMSIKLYGQEEEDELLMGEQQPRLSERLWNMLKKEKSVV; translated from the coding sequence ATGTTGAGAATGTTGAAAAAGATGGATGGTGTGATTCTCTTTGTAATGCTGTTGCTCATGATTATTAGTGTATTTGCGATTTATAGCGGAACGCAGACAGATGCCAACTTGGCGAATCACCATGTCAAAACAATTTATTTCTATGTGGCCGGGTTCATTGCGGTGCTTGTGATCGGGCTTGTGAATTACAAGTTATACGTGAAATATGCGTTTTATTTGTATGGCTTGGGAATTATATTGCTGATCCTGGCTAATGTCCTGGGCAGTTCGATCAATAATGCTAACGGCTGGCTGAAGCTGGGCGAGAATTTTTCTTTTCAACCGGCAGAGCTGTTCAAGATGATTCTGATTCTGTTTCTCGCCCATTTGATCGTGAAGAGACAACGAGGCACGCTGAAATTTTGGAGAGATATTGTGCCGATTGGCTGTTGGGCGTTTATTCCGTTTGCCCTTGTTATGGCTCAGAATGATTTGGGGAATGCGCTGGGGTATGTAGTAATTTTGGCTGCGGTATTCTGGATCGGAAATATGAGGCTGAAGCACGCATTGATTGCACTGGCGATCGTGGGGGTAGCGTTCTTTGGTTTTGTTAAAGCCTATACTTTCTACCATGATGAAGTGTTCACCTTTCTTGAAAAGATAAAAAGGGAACATTGGGCAGAACGGATTGATCCTTGGTTGGTACCGGAAAAGGCTACCTCCAAAGCTTCCTGGCATACGAAAAATGCAGGTTTAGCCATCGGTTCTGGGGGCATCATCGGTAAAGGTTACTTGCAAGGAACATCTGTTCAGAGCGGACGAGTCCCCTATACGTATTCTGATTCCATTTTTGTTGTGATCGCAGAGGAGTTTGGCTTTGTTGGTGCATCCGTACTGATTCTGTTGTACTTTATTCTGATTCAACGTATGGTGCTGATTGCTCTGACTTGCAGAGAACGCGCAGGACCCGTCATCATTGTTGGTATTATCGGAATGTTATTGTATCAGGTATTTGAGAACGTGGGAGCGTTCCTCGGACTGATGCCACTCACAGGTATTACGTTACCGTTCATCAGTTACGGCGGCACCTCTTTGCTCATTAATATGGCTTGTATTGGGGTGGTCATGAGCATTAAGTTGTATGGACAGGAAGAGGAGGATGAACTTCTGATGGGGGAGCAGCAACCTCGGTTGTCGGAACGTTTATGGAATATGCTCAAGAAAGAGAAAAGTGTTGTGTAA